AGACCTTCCATTCAAAGAAGTTAGCTAGTAGTGACACCTCAATGGCTTACCTTCTCTCTTGACAGATGAGGAGAtgattttctttcctcttctcttcattCCACCTAATTGggtttttaatcttatttttgTGGAGTGCAACAATGTGGGAGATATTGATCTCTCTAGCTTCACACAAATTCCAAGACTTTCCAACCTTTTTgtatagagaagagaagggatgaTACAATCCAAATTTTAAGTTGAACAAAAACTTCTTGTTTCTGAATAATGATCATGATTCATGACTCATGACATATTATGTGGACTGTAAATTATGATATCTCTCTAGcttaatttttcttcttgttttagctCCTATTATGTGGACTGTAAATTATGATCATGATTCATGACTCAAGAGATATTTGGAAGTTCTCACTTACTAGTgggtttcctttctttttccttaaattaGGGTAAAAGTTTGGTGCTCGTACTCTGCAGTTTTAGTTAGTTACAACATCAAGTTCAttactttttatttgatgatGGTAGTGTGTCAACTCAATAAGTCCCTACTCCTCCTTTCCATAGATTTTGGTCTACTTTTTTGTCGTGATTTAGAAACAATGAGTCCCTACAGGTATCACACAGATGGAGTTCATTCCATCTGCTTCCATTCAGTAGCTAGTTTTCTAGTTTAGTCTACCCTTAATTGCTTTATTTACTCCTTTACAACCTTACTATTAAGGCAGCATTTTTATAGTTTTGGGATGGAGGTAAGCAGGATGAAATTAATGGGTCTATGTAAGATGAGACTTTGGAAATGACCTGTGTCAACTGGTTGATCTTTGGATGATTACAATTACACAGGGATTTGGGCTTTGAAAGGAGATGCTGTCCAATTAGAGTTTTGGCTTCTCCTTAGTTTTTGGTTTTATAAACAATGCAGAATACAGAGTTGGAGTTCAGTCTTGTGTGCCTTTAGTTATGCTGTTGAAGTATGAATATGAACAAGATATTAGGTTCAGTTCCATTTGGGTGCAGATATACTGGCCTTGAATGGCGCTCTTGATTTGATTTGAGATAAATTACATCAGGGTGATAGTTATTGGTTCATGAGTGAACAGTATTGACATTGGTGACTTACTTTTAACAcagtaaattaattatttttttggtaaaacacggtaaattaattaagaatacTTTATCCTGTGTCCCCTAATCAATGAAAGCTTGATGGGTCTTtcgctcaaattggtagagcacttggaacatgagcatgttctaaggggatggtggttcgaatccaccaaggcccaatttttattcaactattcataacatagtcagttatgacactaatctacacaagaacccaattttaatggcattttttaaatttagcaTTTAATAATTACTTtagttatgttaatgagatattttaattttatgctaaaaTTGGTAAGAGTTAAAAGggttttacaagtattttttggtgtAATTTAAAAGGAAATGGCagtattgtaattaatatcaactAGAGAAGAACAAGTTTTACCAAataccattttcgttctgaacggtTTTCTGAGACcattaccaaacggtcatttttgATTTTAGAATGCCGTTCCAGACCAGAAACGCCAAAGAAAGTTTCTAATCAAGAACAGGCGAtctttgttcagacatttaccaaacgtagcctaagaCTCGACTTTAAATTTAAGAAATTCTGATAATGCAGCAGCCAATAGAAAAGGAGTTAAGAAACCGCACAAAGTGGGCTATGACAGAGCTAGAGCTTTCCTGTCAATAACAGCAACAGCAATTCAGTAGCTTTTAGTTTCCGTTTTCCATAATTCTATGTTCTGCTAGTGCTTAATTAGGcttataaattttttaatacTGTGTGAGTTTAAATTAATTCCAAAAAGCTCTTGACTAAAAGAAACCCTGCAGGAAAGTGTACTGACCTAAAAACATATTCTCTTTATCTGATCTGGAACAAtgtaacaaaataaataaaaatggatCAAACAcattaagaagaaagagaagttaCAAAAGCATAAAGACGCAAGCACATTAcagaaaggggaagaaaaagaaatgagatGACTATCCTCCAAACACCAAATCCTTCATTAAGTACGAGTATAACATGTGCAAAGTAATGATCTTGATAAATACATCACGTGCAGTCTGGTGCTACTTCAAAACCTCTTTCTTCTCGCTCTTAAATTACTAGGGATAATAGACACTGAATCTACACAGAGCCCACCTTTGGAATGTGTACAATCAATCTGTTTCATGGAAAATCTTACTTCTGTTGCATCTTCTGAATCACTGACTGTGAACTCACCTACCTTGTACTCTATCCAGCATCCACGTTTGTGGTTGCTATTTGCATCATCCTTTTCAGATTCATCATCCAAACAGCATTCGCATGCTGCTCGCTGACCATCTGAAGTAGACAGTTCAAATCGTACAGGTTTTATATCCCAACCATGAGTGTGCTCAAAACTACATGCACGTCGACCCAATCGTTTGAAAAATCTTCCAAGATGAAGTCTGAATGACAGAGTGTACATACCGGCGGGGAAAGGAAACTTGACCAACCCATCTAGTTCAAACCACCATATTTGCTGCAAAAAGGCCACTACATGGAACCTGCAAATGAAGTAGCAATACTACACTCACTCAGTCATGTAACTAAGTCTCATGGAATCCACTATAACATAGAAGGAAAAACATAATATAATTTGttggtcattaaattcattgaaGTGCACAAGAGCATAAAAAAAGTAAACATCAGTTCGACGATTACTCAATAATCACTGTTTCATAGGTAAGTAAAAAAGAGTGCCTTCTTTCAAATATTCACTAGATGTGCATGGAATGTGGGCAGTTGGCCAACCACTTGTCATCCTTTGCACCTTTTTGCATCGATATGTCCTACTTCACTCTATTTGGCTTTCCCCCACCCTAAGGGAGGCAATTTTATGTGGAAGTAGATTTTTGCTCCTTTTCCAGAAAAAAAGGAACTTATGGAAAGAAAGACTTAATCAAGAAAATTCTTTGGTTTCTGTGGGGTAATTCAAAGACGTCTACCAGTCTAGGTAAAACCATTAAGGTGGTCTATGGGGCTACTAGGTTAAATCTTCTCAAAGTATATCCAATTGATTGTGTAGTCAGGCCAGGGCTAAGACCACAAACTCATCTTTCATGTGTGATCTAATTCGAGCCCATGCTTCCCCCAATCTAACCAGAAAAAAGGGTTTGGCATTTGGAACCTAACGGTTCCTTTCCCGCTAAACATTTATCTAAAGTCTTGTACTCCATGAAGAGAACTCTTCCAGACCATCTGCAAGCCCATTGCTCTAGTCAAAATCAACGAGGAGATGCAACAACAGAAAGTAGAAAGATGGAATCTCTCTATGCATATTTGCCAGATGTACATGGCAAGTGTAGAGCCAGTGAGATCTCTAGTTAAACCATAGGCTCAAACCATCCAGAGGAATACTTCTTCCCCTCCAAAATCACCTAGAATTACATTGCCCCTCCCCAAGTACAAGCATTTTGCTGACACGAGGTCTATCACAAAAAATTACCACAGGGGAGATGCAGCAGCAAAGGTGGAAGTATAGTGACTAGACATGCTTTTGCCTGGTAGCATGAATGATTGAGGAAATGACCAACCACTTCTTTCACCCATCAATATGGAATCTTCATTTCTATATCTTTACTCCAcctccccgccccccccccccccaacctctctcctttttcttctgtcCAGTAAAGTGTTAGTAGAGAATGTGAAGACGGTTTTTATAAGGAGATTTTGCCCCCTTTGCTGAACAGGAAGTTCCTGTGGGAGCTTATTCAGCGATCTGTTCTTTTGGACTGTATGGGAGGAAATGAGAGGAAAGATGGTCAAAGACATCTAAAGATCTAGAAGAGGCATCATGGACAAAATCACTATCAAAGTGTCCATTTGGTTGCTCTAACGTTTAAAGTTGGGACTGAAACACAAACTCTATCCTTCTAATGTCCTGCCCAATTCTAGCTCATGGTCCCCAAAGCAAGAAACACTGAAGCTTAAGTGGTTCTTCTCATGGCTCTCCAGGCCAATCATGGATAGGGTAGGTACATACTATGtattcaagaaaaaaaagcatTCATGTAACCAAACCTGATGATACAAAGCTTGGTTTCGAGAAACAAAATCAAGAGAATATAATAAATCCCTCAGAAAGAGATGGCACAATTAATCGATAGGATAAGTTCCAACGTGACAGGTCGCTCACAGTCCTACCTTAGCTAGCTCATTGGCAAGAAGATTTCAACTTCATTTTGTCATGGTGCTTTCTTCGGTATTATTTTTGCCTTTCTTCCATCTAAGGGCCTCAATGTCCCCTCaatattatcttttctttttcatccaATAAAAGATCCATCATAAGCAATCAAGACAACAATGGACACAACACACACATAAGACAGACAGTCAAATGATCTACAAATGTCAGCTTCTCCCCTACTAAGGGTATGTTTGGATTAGCTCCAACTTAGAATCGGGAGCCAGTCCAAAATGTAGTACATTTGGGCTGCTCCTCAACCACTCATTCTTGGAGCTTCAGGGGCTAGAATCCAGAAGTTGGATGTTGACGGGAGCCAAACATGTGCTAAGATATACATCTGGAAATTGTTCACAAAGTTTTCCTGCATTTGTGAATTAGCACAAATGCAAGAAACCAGGAGACAACAGTTCATATAAATCATATATTATTGTTAATTGCACTGTAACCATTATGGACTTGGCTCAACAGATCAGTTATAAACATCATTAACTTCCTAAGGATGAATTGTATAAGTGCATTGATGACTTTTCTTGTACCTATATAGCTCCTAAACAGGTACCCTTTGGGCATTGGAATAATTTCAGACATCATCCATTAACATTAGCTCTAACCCAAATGGCAGCACCCATCCATTTCATTCTTTACCACTTATGCAGTAAATTAAAGTTTTCCATAACATAATTCTCTTCTACCTAGAAGTAATGAACCTTGAATAGCCTAATTTTCCCCCAACATTGTTCACTTCTATCACTGTGTGGACCAATTTTCTAGAAATGCTTAGTTGCTGTTGTTATACtacaattgttataatttttttttttatcttgataGCCATCAGAAGCATCAGACACCTTCCCAGAAAATTTCCCTTACTTTCACATCTTACCATAAGAAGTCACATGGACTCACTAATTCTTGCTAATGGTGCTATAATTCATGAAACTCTACAACATTATTCGATctgtcattaaaaaaaaagaacactttGATCTTCCTAATTTGAGAAGAACATCCTGCTGTTTATTCACTTCTCTATTAAAAACCTATGCTTGCAATGCTCATTCATCACACCTTAAGGATTTTGCCTAATCTTTTAGACAATTGGAAGACCTCACTTCATGCCTTTAGCATTTGGAGACGCAGATCTAAGGGCTCCTTCAGGAAGACCAACGAAGCAGCAATCAAAAGTCTCAACTACACCTCTGCCCCCCTCccgccccccaaaaaaaatgaaaaagaaaaagaaccaaGAGGTAATCAACCAACTCATGATCCACTTCAGAGAGAAACCACATAATTGTAAGTTGCATATTCCCATCAATCACTGGCGCCCCACGAGGATTATCCAAGACAGTCATCCAAAGGAAGAAATATAAATCCCTTGCACTGAGATGTCCTGCAAACTTTCTAGTTTCTAGCTGAAATTTTTTGGAGGTGGCTTAAATCTAAACTTGACTAGCCAATTCACCTAAATCCACcttatttcttttatctttgttCATGTTTACTTGGCTAATACCAGAACGACCTTAATCCACCTTTACATTCCATATAAGAAAAACAAGTTTTACGCCAACCAACCTCTCCTTGGTTGATCATCACCTCCAGACTATCCCCTTCATCGCTTGTACTTCATACCAAGTCACCAGGGCAGGTATTGCACACCCCCTCATTTTTTTCTCTAAATCTACAACTTTCACTGATGGCTTGATCCATCTTAACACACAAAAACCAGGAGGGAGGGGACCAACCTGCGTTATTTGTCCAACAGCATCCTTCCATTATACCCAAATGCTATCTATCCTTGCATAAACTTTTTGCTACTATCAGTAGCGTCCCAAAGTGGGCATCTACACCAATAGACTTGAGAAAGAGTTCTGAATAGATGAATTATAGACCTTTCATATGCTTAAATGGCCTGTGTCTATCCAAGAGGATTGTTTTAATCAACTAACAAGAGAAGATTTGCAAAGTTACTCAACCGATTAACCGTTGTAAGCTCCACAAGCTTCAACTTCCGAAATCATTAGGAGCGCCAACATTATAGTGGCCAATATGCAGTTCCAAAGGTAATAAGGctaaaaaaggttaaaaagtaTAAACCAGCTCCGTCCCTTCCATGTGATCacaatggagaagaaaataatcTATTTTCCTTGCAGGGAATGCAATAATCTTCATAAACTAACTCAATCAAGCAAAATATTCTACATAAAGGCATTAACACCACCATGATTTGCTTAACCATTTCCCTCAATTCTCAGCAGACTGCCAATATCAGGTAACAAATGACTATTATAGTACATAATGAGAAAGGCTACCCCGTttagtatgacctcgaatagagctgattggagggcaagatCCATGCAGCCGACTCATTTAATTGGGAATAAGTgtctgagttgttgttgtaatgaGAAAGACAAACCCAATTTGAGAAGTCAATAGTTGCACCATAAAAAAGACATGAGAAATGCTAGCCATACATCTCTTTCAGGGTAATCGGGGCTACAGACTACGACTGTTCTACTGAAAGGCGTGTGGGGCTTGTCCTCTTTTTTTGTGCGGGGCTATTACTCTTCGAGAACCatttagaaggaaaaattaTGAACACTCAACAAGTAAAGCCAAACAGAAGAAATCATGTATTAGCAACACAACATTCAAACTACAAACTGTTGAATaaaattctacccaaaaaacaaactGTTGAATAAAGTGGAGTAAGGACCAAATCTAATAAATTTTCTCTGAAAAGACAGAAAGCCTGAACATACATACCCCACTACAGGAAATTCCACAACACGTTAAAATGCCGTCCACAAGTAAAATAAAGTTCATTAATACCGAATTTATGGTCATAAACAAACCTAGATTCTTCAGTAGGAATCCAATTCCAGTATCTCCGATCTTCAATCCCAGTTATTGACAGGGCTTTCGCCGAGATCGACATACAAACACCCCCAGTAACCCTATCTACCCAAACCTCCTGCACAACAACCGATACCGAAAATTCAACAATCAAACCCTAAGATGGATTCAAAAAGGTATTagaattgaagaaagaaaagaaaagggctTTACCTTGTTGCCATCATCGAAAGGGATTGGACGAGAGAGGAGGgaaaaaatatctttcttagATAGATTCTGGTGTCGTTTAAAGGGTAACAAATCGAGGAGGTTCTGATAATTAGGAGGCAATTTGGATTCCCAAACGGCGTCAGAAGAAGCAGCACCGCGAAAGGCCCGGTTTAGGCGTGCGAGATTGCATATCTCAGGGGGTGTCAAGTACATGAAAACACAGGCCACACAACTCTCTGGTATATCTCCTAGCCCCGGACCATTGCCGGAACCATTTGCCCCTTCCGTCAAGTTTGAGAGCGTCGCCCCCATTTTGTCCCGTCTCTATGTATCTCTCTCGCTCCTTCACCCCTCTCTCTGTCCGCCTACTCTCACCTCACCTTCATCTCCATCACTTTGCTGCAAAAACTGAACTCTAGCTGCTGCtgccggtggtggtggtggtagtggcggTGACGGTGGCGGAATGGTGAATCAACGGTGGTGATTGGTAGTGTAACAAGAAAAGAACAGTTTGTTCGCTGAGAAAACAGAAAAGCCAGTCGGTAACGAGAATGGACGAGAGGactttagagaagaagaagatagtgcGATTATTCGATTTTGCTTTCCTCCTTCCACTGAAGAAAAGGACCGAAGAAATGTAGACTAGGCCGGCCCAAACCTCGCCCCTATTACTAGATTGTGACACGTGTCTGTAAATAAGAGCATAGGGAACCAATTAATGCGTAGGGCCCATCTGACAGATTGGACGGTAAAAGAAAACTCTTACTCCAGTCGGAAAAGTTAAACGTCAGTCCGTCGGCCCAGCCCAGCCTACTACtgatgatttttttaatatttattagaTTTCTTAACTGGGACCCACTTATCAGTAGGCATTGATCCCGTACACCGGTTTTACAACCTGGTCCGCTGGGACCAGCATTTACTATAAATATCTGGATTCTATGAATACGAATTAATGACCGTCCAACCCACTGGGGCCCAGTTCTCTTTTCTTACAATTAATGATTCGAACAACTGGACAACTGGACAACTGGACAacctttttgttgttttgtttttgggtgagAACTGGACAAGCCATTGGTCCCGTGTATGGCACAAGAGCAGGGGTGCAAGTGTAAGAGAGCCCGGCTGGGCCCGGTCCCAGTGCCTAGCTTAGCCTAAATCCGGCTTTCTTAGGCTCAGGATGAGTTGGGattcacttttttcttttttaatctttttcaattattatatcaaataaaaaaccattttttatttaaatacttATATATTCAATGGGTAAGATATCGTTGCTTGATCTTGTGGCCCCGCATATGGATGTAGGCTTCATGCAATCGAATCAAACAGCCTTCTTTTTCCAAAATTGAATATATTATTAAATCAACTAtgtatattaaatataaattataatatatatacagaGACCAATGAGAGAGTACAGAGACATCAATATAGATGAGATATTTTATTTAAGAAAGGGAGTGAATTTCATAAGCTTCAAAATATTGTCACTTTAGATGAGAAATAGGAATGTTTGTGATGAACTTTGTAACTTTTATCAAAAGAGGAACAAGGTTCcacaaccaaacagttttaGTGGGAGTGGTAATAATACCAAGTAGGAATTAGGTAGTACTTTCATAAGCTTCAAAATATTGCTATTCCGGGTGAAATAGGAAGGAACGCCTGTGATGGGaatcattatcccctccaattcactGTTCCTTTCAATTCCTCATATGGGGGtaaaaatgaccatcctacccctgcctgaaaacactgcccaagttGGGGTTCGCTCCCCCTTATtaaaggaattggaggaattggaagtGATAATTATTCTTAGGATGGATTTCGTAACTTTCATCAAAAGAGGAACAAGGTTCCATAACCAAGCAACTTTAGTGGGAGTGGTAATATTACCAAGAAGCTCCTTGTTGCATAACCAGATTTCCTCAATATTTTGCCGTAAATGAGTAGCGTGATTGAGTCTCCATGCAAGACTAAAAATCTCTAGCTCCAAAAAATGGTTAGTTTCCAAGTACCCTACAGCTATCAAAACAAGATGTCCTTCCAACAAGATTTCATTCTAGAGTTAGTGAATCCACAGATTCCATTACTACGTTTAATTCCAAGTCAGTGGGCTTGTTGGATAAGTGGATTGTTTTGTTTATATTCGGGGCAACCTTATATTTGATGGGTTTCCTTACCACCTAAACGTATccataatatatatagatagatctCAAAGGTGAGACAGATACATTGTGTTTATCAAATTAAAAGGAGATTTGACAGTTTAAGAATTAAGTTAAAAGAGTCATTTGATTTGCATAATTTTGATATGACTTAGTGGTTTTAATTGTTGATATCTTTTTTATCTTGATTGATAGAAAGCAGTCTTTTTCAATTGAACGTTTAAAACACATAGCTTTAGAGTTACAAGTCTCTAACAAACCACGGGTCTTAATTTCTTACCATATGAGTTTTCATGCCTACCCcatgactaggataattgatcCTGTAACATATTCTTAGGAACAAATTAGGCTCTTTCCATATTTGTTGGGTGATTGACCCTCACATTATTTTATAGATATACTACTCATTACATCAATGATAGATACAGAAAATTCAATCCCATATTTTATGTC
The nucleotide sequence above comes from Telopea speciosissima isolate NSW1024214 ecotype Mountain lineage chromosome 3, Tspe_v1, whole genome shotgun sequence. Encoded proteins:
- the LOC122656926 gene encoding F-box protein PP2-A15-like isoform X2, giving the protein MGATLSNLTEGANGSGNGPGLGDIPESCVACVFMYLTPPEICNLARLNRAFRGAASSDAVWESKLPPNYQNLLDLLPFKRHQNLSKKDIFSLLSRPIPFDDGNKEVWVDRVTGGVCMSISAKALSITGIEDRRYWNWIPTEESRFHVVAFLQQIWWFELDGLVKFPFPADGQRAACECCLDDESEKDDANSNHKRGCWIEYKVGEFTVSDSEDATEVRFSMKQIDCTHSKGGLCVDSVSIIPSNLRARRKRF
- the LOC122656926 gene encoding F-box protein PP2-A15-like isoform X1 produces the protein MGATLSNLTEGANGSGNGPGLGDIPESCVACVFMYLTPPEICNLARLNRAFRGAASSDAVWESKLPPNYQNLLDLLPFKRHQNLSKKDIFSLLSRPIPFDDGNKEVWVDRVTGGVCMSISAKALSITGIEDRRYWNWIPTEESRFHVVAFLQQIWWFELDGLVKFPFPAGMYTLSFRLHLGRFFKRLGRRACSFEHTHGWDIKPVRFELSTSDGQRAACECCLDDESEKDDANSNHKRGCWIEYKVGEFTVSDSEDATEVRFSMKQIDCTHSKGGLCVDSVSIIPSNLRARRKRF